Proteins encoded within one genomic window of Spirochaetota bacterium:
- a CDS encoding formate--tetrahydrofolate ligase — protein MLLKPDPTKLADWQIAEEYEKEMKTVYRLAEELGIRNEELLPNSHYYGKVDFELVLERLKKKPDGKYIDVTAITPTPLGEGKSTSTIGLLQGLGRRGKKATGAIRQPSGGPTMNIKGSAAGGGLSQCIPLIPFSFGLTGDINDIMNAHNLAMVALSARMQHEFNYDNAMLASKNLRRLSIDPRSVEMGWVIDFCAQSLRKILIGLGGTTDGFLMESKFQIAASSELMAILAVSTSMADMRERIGKIVMARSQSGDPITTADLEVDGAMTAWMFNTLKPNLLQTLEGQPLFVHAGPFANIAIGQSSIAADKLALKLSDYHVTESGFGADIGFEKFWNLKCRMSGLRPHCAVIVATVRALKSHGGGPPVPPGHPLDPVYTEENVGLVEKGCENLIRHIQTVKKAGISPVVCINPFSTDTDAEITEIKRQAESAGARVAVSRHWLKGGDGALELTDAVIDACEDENNFNFLYDLSMPLSKRIETIAKEVYGADGVKYLPDAEDKLKKMDADPELSKLGTCMVKTHLSLSHDPNLKGVPTGWVLPVRDILTYQGAGFVVPVAGAISLMPGTASDPAFRRIDVDIERRKVIGVF, from the coding sequence GTGTTGTTAAAACCGGATCCTACAAAATTGGCAGACTGGCAAATAGCAGAAGAATACGAAAAAGAAATGAAAACTGTTTACAGGCTTGCCGAAGAATTGGGCATCCGCAATGAAGAACTATTACCAAACAGCCACTATTATGGCAAAGTCGATTTTGAACTGGTCCTGGAGCGACTCAAGAAAAAACCAGACGGCAAGTATATCGATGTAACGGCAATAACCCCGACACCGCTCGGAGAGGGGAAGAGCACGTCCACGATAGGATTGTTACAGGGCCTTGGCCGAAGGGGTAAAAAAGCAACCGGTGCCATCCGCCAGCCGTCCGGAGGTCCCACCATGAATATCAAGGGGAGCGCCGCCGGCGGTGGTCTCTCACAATGTATTCCACTGATACCCTTTTCCTTCGGACTTACCGGCGATATCAACGATATTATGAACGCCCACAACCTGGCCATGGTTGCCTTAAGCGCCAGGATGCAACATGAATTCAATTATGACAATGCCATGCTCGCATCAAAAAACCTCCGGAGGCTCAGCATAGACCCGAGAAGCGTTGAGATGGGATGGGTCATCGATTTTTGCGCACAGTCCCTGAGGAAGATTCTTATCGGCCTTGGCGGCACCACGGATGGATTTCTCATGGAGTCCAAGTTCCAAATTGCGGCAAGCTCCGAGCTCATGGCTATCCTGGCTGTATCAACAAGCATGGCGGATATGCGGGAACGTATCGGTAAAATTGTAATGGCCCGCAGCCAGTCTGGCGATCCCATCACCACAGCTGACCTCGAGGTTGATGGCGCCATGACGGCCTGGATGTTCAACACCCTGAAGCCAAACCTCCTCCAGACGCTGGAAGGACAACCGCTTTTCGTTCATGCCGGACCCTTTGCGAACATAGCTATAGGACAATCCTCCATAGCTGCTGACAAGCTTGCGCTCAAGCTGTCCGATTACCATGTAACGGAAAGCGGCTTCGGCGCCGATATCGGTTTCGAGAAATTCTGGAACCTGAAGTGCCGCATGAGCGGCCTCCGCCCACATTGCGCGGTCATCGTTGCCACGGTCCGTGCTCTGAAGAGCCATGGCGGCGGTCCACCGGTGCCTCCGGGCCATCCCCTTGACCCCGTTTATACAGAGGAGAATGTCGGATTGGTGGAAAAGGGATGCGAGAACCTTATTCGCCATATCCAGACTGTGAAAAAGGCGGGCATAAGCCCCGTTGTGTGCATCAATCCCTTTTCAACAGATACAGACGCAGAGATCACTGAGATCAAACGCCAGGCAGAATCCGCGGGGGCTCGAGTGGCCGTTTCGAGACACTGGCTGAAGGGCGGCGATGGAGCTCTGGAACTCACAGATGCGGTCATCGACGCCTGTGAGGATGAAAACAATTTCAATTTTCTTTACGATCTTTCCATGCCGTTATCAAAACGCATCGAAACTATCGCCAAAGAAGTATATGGTGCCGATGGCGTAAAATACCTTCCCGATGCAGAGGATAAACTGAAAAAAATGGATGCCGATCCTGAGCTATCAAAGCTCGGCACCTGCATGGTAAAGACCCACCTGTCTCTTTCACACGATCCCAACCTGAAAGGCGTTCCAACCGGCTGGGTTTTGCCAGTACGGGATATCTTAACCTACCAGGGAGCGGGCTTTGTTGTTCCGGTGGCTGGCGCCATCAGCCTTATGCCGGGTACTGCTTCAGATCCTGCATTCCGGCGTATCGATGTTGATATCGAAAGAAGAAAGGTTATCGGAGTGTTCTAA
- a CDS encoding 4Fe-4S binding protein — translation MGHLGPKELYLQLGEKIDGLGTRIPRNETLNKILKELYTPEEAEVVATMPYGLATLDRISDITGFEPAKLQNILEGLAHKGLVIDLWAQDEYHYMPSPMVIGVFEFTMMRTRGELNYKKWAGLFNEYLTGGFFDVNHDDNQVISIMRSIPHEGSIEESEYTEILDYEKAEAIIRDHETFSIGTCSCRHKKKHAGIKGCAMPLNTCSTFGYAADYWIRNKLAKKVSRTEMLENIARSRELGLAFCGDNVKNNVTFICHCCKCCCVALSGISKYGYANAVATSNYIALCHDEKCTGCGICAKACPIDAIEMRPVQRPGSKRRMEPVIDTAYCLGCGVCAVKCPKNAMKLTHRKSRVLHPENVFEKVILRNLELGTLQNQIFDNPESVTQKFMRGLVGGFLRIPIVKRNLMSEQMRSRFLDVMKKGVALQGKGWVMKL, via the coding sequence ATGGGACATCTCGGACCAAAAGAACTATATCTGCAACTGGGCGAAAAAATAGACGGCCTCGGCACCAGGATACCAAGAAATGAAACACTGAACAAAATCCTGAAAGAGCTATACACCCCTGAAGAGGCCGAAGTGGTTGCCACAATGCCCTACGGACTTGCCACCCTCGACCGGATATCGGACATCACCGGCTTTGAGCCTGCGAAGCTCCAAAATATCCTGGAGGGACTGGCGCACAAGGGCCTTGTCATCGACCTGTGGGCCCAGGACGAATACCACTACATGCCTTCTCCCATGGTCATCGGCGTCTTCGAATTCACCATGATGCGCACCCGGGGAGAGCTCAATTACAAAAAATGGGCCGGCCTTTTCAACGAATACCTGACCGGCGGTTTTTTCGACGTCAACCATGATGACAACCAGGTTATATCCATTATGCGTTCAATCCCCCATGAGGGTTCGATCGAAGAATCTGAATACACGGAAATACTGGATTACGAAAAAGCCGAAGCCATCATCCGGGATCACGAGACATTCTCCATCGGCACCTGCTCCTGCCGGCACAAGAAGAAGCACGCCGGCATCAAGGGCTGCGCCATGCCTCTCAATACCTGTTCCACCTTCGGTTACGCGGCCGACTACTGGATCAGGAACAAGCTGGCGAAAAAAGTGTCCCGCACGGAGATGCTTGAAAACATCGCCCGCTCCAGGGAACTGGGGCTTGCCTTCTGCGGCGACAACGTGAAGAACAATGTAACCTTCATCTGCCACTGCTGCAAGTGCTGCTGCGTAGCTCTCTCCGGCATCAGCAAGTACGGATACGCCAATGCGGTTGCGACATCGAACTACATTGCCCTCTGCCACGATGAGAAATGCACCGGCTGCGGCATTTGCGCAAAAGCCTGTCCGATAGATGCAATTGAGATGCGGCCCGTGCAAAGGCCCGGATCAAAAAGAAGGATGGAACCGGTCATCGATACCGCCTACTGCCTGGGCTGCGGCGTCTGCGCGGTCAAATGCCCAAAAAACGCAATGAAGCTGACCCACCGGAAAAGCCGCGTGTTGCACCCGGAAAACGTATTTGAAAAGGTAATTCTGAGAAACCTGGAGCTTGGCACACTTCAAAACCAGATCTTCGACAATCCGGAGAGTGTGACGCAGAAATTTATGCGGGGCCTGGTGGGAGGATTTCTCCGCATTCCGATAGTTAAACGAAATCTCATGAGCGAACAAATGCGTTCCCGCTTTCTCGACGTGATGAAAAAAGGCGTTGCCCTTCAGGGCAAAGGATGGGTTATGAAATTATAA
- a CDS encoding HEAT repeat domain-containing protein: MGLFSPNIERMRKKNDLAGLVKCLDHRSSSVRYHAFLALAGEKQISDEIIGRLKKMLNDTDERARTAATLKFAALGAPLLSKNLVELISNGTRREKISLLKIIVGRGRDVDGPILEAVVLALEDRNGIVKLHAIEAAGSTGSGHLVSKIAEFLNDRHTDMRTKVAQALCGIGNDASIDHLIGLLADPDAGVRSAARACLENIDSPRISMALNDTRYIQLIRGMGGLVPDRIETARKIGIEGTREGLPLLHRACRDKYKGVRLEAARSIAVFGDPSSVEALSKLLNDKFYDVRLEAVRALGRIAGKASIDALAPALEDRNKRVRGEARHAINEIKSMVE; this comes from the coding sequence ATGGGGCTCTTTTCGCCGAATATTGAGAGGATGAGAAAAAAGAATGATCTTGCCGGGCTGGTCAAGTGTCTTGATCACAGGAGCTCATCTGTCCGCTACCATGCCTTTCTGGCCCTGGCCGGGGAAAAGCAGATCAGCGATGAGATAATCGGCAGGCTGAAAAAGATGCTCAATGATACTGACGAGCGCGCGAGGACCGCGGCGACGCTGAAGTTCGCGGCTCTGGGCGCGCCGCTCCTTTCGAAGAACCTTGTCGAATTGATATCGAACGGCACCAGAAGGGAAAAGATAAGCCTGCTGAAGATCATTGTCGGCCGCGGCCGCGACGTGGACGGTCCCATCCTGGAGGCGGTGGTCCTGGCCCTGGAGGACCGGAACGGCATCGTCAAGCTTCACGCCATTGAGGCCGCGGGCTCGACGGGAAGCGGCCACCTGGTGTCAAAAATCGCTGAATTTCTGAACGACCGGCACACCGATATGAGGACCAAGGTCGCCCAGGCCCTGTGCGGCATAGGCAATGATGCAAGCATCGACCATTTGATCGGACTCCTTGCTGACCCGGACGCCGGCGTACGAAGCGCTGCCCGAGCCTGCCTTGAGAATATCGATTCCCCCCGGATAAGCATGGCGCTCAATGACACGCGTTACATACAGCTTATCCGCGGCATGGGGGGCCTGGTCCCTGATCGTATCGAGACGGCCAGGAAGATCGGCATCGAAGGAACCAGAGAAGGCCTTCCGCTCCTTCACCGGGCCTGCCGGGACAAGTATAAGGGGGTGCGCCTTGAGGCGGCGCGGTCCATTGCCGTCTTCGGCGATCCGTCCTCAGTGGAGGCGCTGTCAAAGCTGCTCAATGATAAGTTTTATGATGTGCGCCTTGAAGCGGTCAGGGCCCTGGGAAGGATCGCCGGTAAAGCGTCGATCGATGCGCTCGCGCCGGCCCTTGAGGACCGGAACAAGCGGGTGCGCGGTGAGGCGCGCCACGCCATCAATGAAATCAAGTCAATGGTTGAGTGA
- a CDS encoding sodium:alanine symporter family protein, translated as MEFIHEIIKWINGYLWGPPMLVILFGTHLFLTFRLKFIQRYIGLAIKLSFSRDTDGHGDVHHFGALTTALAATIGTGNIVGVATAVALGGPGAVLWCWLTGVFGFATKYGEAVLSVKYRVKTSDGTMLGGPMYALERGLGKRWLAVLFCVFTSIAAFGIGNMVQANSISTLAKETLGAPLWVTGLFVTIITGVVILGGVKSIARVCTLLVPFMAVFYIIGCLIILFINREVMLQTIILIGQSAFTPQAAGGGFIGSSVMMAARFGIARGLFSNEAGLGSAPIVAAAAKTNNPVKQALVSATGTFWDTVVVCAITGLVLVSTIIRFPNDFGSINGAVMTKRAFAEIPVVGPIILTVGLLTFVYSTILGWSYYGERSVEYLFGKRSIVPYRVLWVLAVMVGSVVSLPLVWDMADMMNMLMAIPNLIALILLSGIIVAETRKYLWDGSVHDTATDSHDYAAGRVKAEAE; from the coding sequence ATGGAATTTATTCATGAAATCATCAAATGGATCAACGGCTACCTCTGGGGGCCGCCGATGCTGGTCATCCTCTTTGGCACGCACCTGTTCCTCACCTTCAGGCTGAAGTTCATCCAGCGCTATATCGGCCTTGCCATAAAACTCTCCTTTTCAAGGGATACAGACGGTCATGGCGATGTGCATCACTTCGGCGCTCTCACCACCGCCCTGGCCGCCACTATCGGTACCGGCAATATCGTGGGCGTGGCCACGGCCGTGGCACTGGGAGGGCCAGGCGCAGTGCTCTGGTGCTGGCTCACCGGCGTATTTGGATTCGCAACCAAGTACGGCGAGGCGGTGCTATCGGTCAAGTACCGGGTGAAAACATCGGACGGCACCATGCTGGGAGGGCCCATGTACGCCCTCGAACGGGGTTTGGGGAAAAGATGGCTGGCGGTTCTTTTCTGCGTTTTCACGTCCATCGCCGCCTTTGGCATCGGCAACATGGTCCAGGCCAACTCCATATCGACCCTGGCCAAGGAAACCCTGGGCGCTCCCCTCTGGGTAACGGGATTATTCGTCACCATAATCACCGGAGTGGTTATTCTAGGCGGAGTTAAATCAATAGCGCGTGTATGCACCCTTCTGGTCCCCTTCATGGCTGTCTTCTACATCATCGGGTGCCTCATCATCCTTTTCATCAACCGCGAGGTGATGCTGCAGACAATCATCCTCATCGGCCAGTCGGCCTTCACACCCCAGGCCGCCGGCGGCGGATTTATCGGCTCATCGGTCATGATGGCCGCCCGCTTCGGCATCGCCCGGGGTCTTTTCTCAAACGAGGCGGGCCTGGGATCAGCGCCCATCGTGGCTGCGGCGGCGAAAACGAACAATCCGGTCAAGCAGGCGCTGGTCTCGGCCACCGGCACCTTCTGGGACACGGTGGTGGTCTGCGCCATTACGGGCCTCGTGCTGGTGAGCACCATCATACGATTTCCAAACGACTTCGGATCGATCAACGGCGCGGTCATGACCAAGCGGGCCTTCGCGGAGATACCCGTGGTGGGTCCGATAATCCTCACCGTGGGACTTCTCACCTTCGTTTATTCGACGATACTGGGCTGGTCCTACTACGGCGAGCGCTCCGTGGAATACCTCTTCGGCAAGAGGTCGATAGTCCCCTACCGGGTCCTATGGGTGCTGGCTGTCATGGTGGGCTCCGTGGTATCGCTCCCCCTGGTATGGGATATGGCGGACATGATGAACATGCTCATGGCTATCCCGAACCTGATCGCCCTGATTCTCCTGAGCGGAATCATCGTAGCGGAAACCAGGAAGTACCTGTGGGATGGAAGCGTCCATGACACCGCAACGGATTCCCATGATTATGCTGCCGGACGAGTGAAGGCTGAAGCAGAATAA
- a CDS encoding thymidylate synthase, which yields MNTSVKGLRPIQIEATTLPDAWFQTVYKCLEVGRDFVIDRGSYAGEKRLEFDFITVHIKRPGEHPLLPQIPGQYKLPNPVADDYLTDYLPYLMTGEAKPGESYTYGQRICKYPIPTGYAEKYDTHGYEHILIQDREIWEDRKIINEEDGRFYINQMELCIWTYRNKGHRNNQMVLQVAHPADMVLLDPPCLRLIDTRIQDGRLNFIIYFRSWDLWGGFPANLAAMQMMKEYMASEIGVEDGEIIACSKGLHIYDYVWELAECIRGKTIEEFRDGK from the coding sequence ATGAATACATCAGTAAAGGGATTGCGCCCTATCCAAATAGAAGCAACCACCCTGCCGGACGCATGGTTCCAGACCGTGTATAAATGCCTTGAAGTAGGCAGGGACTTCGTTATCGACCGCGGATCATACGCCGGCGAGAAACGACTCGAGTTCGACTTTATCACCGTGCATATCAAAAGGCCGGGAGAACACCCTCTGCTTCCCCAGATACCGGGCCAGTACAAACTGCCCAATCCGGTGGCTGACGATTACCTGACGGACTACCTGCCTTACCTGATGACGGGGGAAGCAAAACCGGGAGAATCCTACACTTACGGCCAGCGCATCTGCAAGTATCCTATACCGACAGGCTACGCGGAAAAGTACGATACCCACGGATATGAGCATATCCTTATTCAGGATCGGGAAATCTGGGAAGATCGAAAAATAATCAACGAGGAAGACGGAAGGTTCTATATCAACCAGATGGAACTCTGCATCTGGACCTACAGGAACAAGGGTCACCGCAACAACCAGATGGTGCTCCAGGTGGCTCACCCGGCGGACATGGTCCTCCTGGACCCGCCCTGCCTGCGCCTCATCGACACCCGCATCCAGGATGGCAGGCTCAATTTCATCATCTATTTCAGATCCTGGGACCTCTGGGGCGGCTTCCCCGCAAACCTGGCCGCCATGCAGATGATGAAGGAATACATGGCCTCCGAGATCGGCGTCGAGGACGGCGAGATCATTGCCTGCTCCAAGGGGCTTCATATCTATGACTATGTCTGGGAGCTGGCGGAGTGCATCAGGGGAAAGACGATAGAGGAGTTTCGCGACGGAAAGTGA
- a CDS encoding M20/M25/M40 family metallo-hydrolase, which produces MSHFNKETADIMHSFLGKGMPRYMDILKGMIGINSFTHNPAGVNRLADYTAEVFCDLGFTDERVQSVNPSYGKHLVLSRNGKSPIVIGCASHLDTVFSPEEEERNNFRWRLEGDRIYGPGTEDIKGGTVVMLMTLEALKHAAPDALDAVSWSLLLDASEETESVDFGDLCRIRVGAGGLGCLIFEAGRIRDTAFSVVTSRKGRAEIRITAEGKGAHSGVSHKNGASAIMQLADVIGKIEGITDYSKELTVNVGRIAGGSQINRVPHFAEAYAEMRAFSPAVFDRALVDILELDGYSSVKSADGGFSCRTTVEMVRKVPAWPDNPASKRLHSFWESAGRLLDLTVNLERRGGLSDGNYFWDFMPTIDGLGPAGGNPHCSEHSPDGSKEQEYAVRSSFVPKAVLNAMAIINIIESQP; this is translated from the coding sequence ATGAGCCACTTTAATAAAGAAACAGCCGATATCATGCACTCCTTCCTCGGAAAAGGCATGCCCCGCTATATGGATATTCTCAAGGGCATGATCGGGATTAACTCCTTTACCCATAATCCGGCCGGTGTAAACCGTCTGGCTGACTACACGGCTGAGGTGTTTTGCGACCTTGGTTTTACCGATGAGCGGGTGCAATCGGTAAATCCTTCCTATGGGAAGCACCTGGTCCTTTCCAGAAACGGGAAATCCCCGATTGTTATCGGCTGCGCATCCCACCTGGACACGGTTTTCAGCCCGGAGGAGGAGGAGCGGAACAATTTCCGCTGGCGCCTCGAGGGGGACCGCATCTACGGGCCCGGCACAGAGGACATCAAGGGAGGCACCGTCGTGATGCTCATGACTCTGGAGGCCCTGAAGCACGCGGCGCCGGATGCCCTCGACGCCGTGTCCTGGTCGCTGCTTCTCGACGCCTCGGAGGAAACCGAATCTGTCGATTTCGGAGATCTCTGCCGCATTCGCGTCGGCGCCGGCGGCCTCGGCTGCCTGATATTCGAGGCCGGCAGGATACGTGACACTGCCTTCAGCGTGGTTACATCCCGGAAGGGAAGGGCGGAGATCCGCATCACCGCCGAGGGGAAGGGCGCCCATTCCGGCGTGTCCCATAAGAACGGCGCCAGCGCCATAATGCAGCTGGCCGATGTCATAGGGAAGATCGAGGGCATCACCGATTATAGCAAAGAGCTGACGGTCAATGTCGGCAGGATAGCCGGCGGCTCCCAGATAAACCGGGTTCCTCACTTTGCCGAGGCCTATGCCGAGATGAGGGCCTTCTCCCCGGCAGTGTTCGACAGGGCCCTTGTTGATATCCTCGAGCTGGACGGCTATTCCAGCGTGAAGAGCGCCGACGGCGGCTTCTCCTGCCGCACCACCGTCGAGATGGTTCGCAAAGTCCCTGCCTGGCCGGATAACCCCGCCTCGAAGCGGCTCCATTCCTTCTGGGAATCGGCGGGGAGGCTCCTCGATCTTACGGTCAACCTCGAAAGGCGCGGCGGCCTCTCCGATGGCAACTACTTCTGGGATTTCATGCCCACCATAGACGGATTGGGGCCCGCCGGCGGCAACCCCCACTGCTCTGAGCACTCGCCGGACGGATCAAAGGAGCAGGAATACGCGGTCAGATCCTCCTTCGTACCCAAGGCGGTTCTGAACGCCATGGCCATTATCAATATAATCGAATCGCAGCCATAG
- a CDS encoding carbon starvation protein A, whose product MNLLLILGISIIALLIGYFFYGKFIEKNFDVDGTHTTPAVEFEDGVDYVPTHKIVIFGHHFASIAGGGPIIGPCVGLIFGFAPVWLWIIVGTIFIGAVHDYSVLLASMREKGRSIAEIAEKTLGRTGFLLFIGFTIIMLLMVTSVFLTLTTTALSSKYPVEFFGTGDLGIRTVVENGVTYAVIGGIASTSVIVITCCAPILGYFLYKRKANAWIMSIVAIAVCAISIEIGLMFPIKIDSFIWMVILSIYTVFAAGVPVWLVLQPRDFTNSFLLYGGVLGMLVGSLVLGFQGAAVEAPMFNLDVGAQHLGYVWPILFITVACGAISGFHALVAGGTTAKQVNYERPDSRMVAYGGMSLEALLALMVIITIGCGLSYDKLCGIVFPVDPAVKANPVLAFALGVGGLLNKSVGLPVVYGAVFGILMVEGFVVTTLDTAVRLNRYLFEELWRMIFKKVPKILNTYIFNSLLCVVLMFILAYFNAFKQLWNLFGSANQLLAALSLITVSIWLMKRGKKYLFVMIPGFFMLVTTIVALVVILVNEYIPKGNWMLSAGDILLLCLSMGVIVLSIKQFMQTRKAAA is encoded by the coding sequence ATGAACCTGCTTCTTATCCTGGGTATTTCCATTATCGCGCTTCTTATCGGCTACTTTTTCTACGGGAAATTCATCGAAAAGAATTTCGATGTTGACGGCACCCATACAACCCCTGCGGTCGAGTTCGAAGACGGCGTTGATTACGTTCCCACCCACAAGATTGTCATCTTCGGCCACCACTTCGCGTCCATTGCCGGCGGCGGTCCCATCATCGGTCCCTGTGTCGGCCTCATCTTCGGCTTCGCGCCGGTATGGCTCTGGATAATCGTGGGAACCATCTTTATCGGAGCTGTCCATGATTATTCGGTGCTCCTGGCGTCCATGCGGGAAAAGGGACGGTCCATCGCGGAGATAGCGGAAAAGACCCTGGGCCGTACTGGTTTCCTCCTCTTCATCGGATTTACCATCATCATGTTGCTCATGGTGACTTCGGTTTTCCTGACCCTTACCACAACGGCGCTTTCATCTAAATACCCGGTTGAGTTTTTCGGCACCGGCGATCTGGGTATCCGCACCGTGGTGGAGAACGGCGTCACCTACGCCGTCATCGGCGGTATAGCCTCAACCTCTGTCATTGTCATAACCTGTTGCGCACCCATCCTCGGTTATTTTCTCTACAAGCGGAAAGCCAACGCGTGGATCATGTCCATCGTGGCCATCGCAGTTTGCGCAATTTCCATAGAGATCGGCCTGATGTTTCCGATAAAAATAGATTCATTCATCTGGATGGTCATCCTTTCCATTTACACTGTATTCGCCGCCGGCGTCCCGGTATGGCTGGTGCTTCAGCCCCGGGACTTCACCAACTCCTTCCTGCTGTACGGAGGGGTCCTTGGTATGCTCGTAGGCAGCCTGGTTCTTGGCTTCCAGGGCGCCGCGGTCGAGGCCCCGATGTTCAACCTGGATGTGGGGGCGCAGCACCTCGGGTACGTGTGGCCCATCCTATTCATCACAGTGGCCTGCGGTGCCATCAGCGGATTCCATGCCCTGGTTGCCGGGGGTACCACGGCCAAGCAGGTGAATTATGAAAGGCCCGATTCCAGGATGGTGGCCTACGGCGGCATGTCGCTGGAGGCGCTTTTGGCTTTGATGGTCATCATCACCATCGGCTGTGGCCTGAGCTACGACAAGCTCTGCGGCATAGTTTTTCCCGTGGATCCGGCTGTCAAGGCAAACCCGGTGCTGGCCTTTGCCCTGGGCGTCGGGGGCCTGTTGAACAAATCGGTGGGCCTTCCGGTGGTGTACGGAGCTGTTTTCGGCATCCTCATGGTGGAGGGATTTGTCGTCACCACCCTTGACACCGCGGTACGCCTTAACCGCTATCTTTTTGAAGAGCTCTGGCGCATGATATTCAAAAAAGTGCCGAAGATACTTAACACCTATATTTTCAATTCCCTGCTTTGCGTCGTGCTGATGTTCATCCTTGCCTATTTCAACGCCTTCAAGCAACTCTGGAACCTTTTCGGCTCCGCCAACCAGCTCCTGGCGGCCCTCTCGCTGATCACCGTCAGTATCTGGCTCATGAAGAGGGGCAAGAAGTATCTTTTTGTCATGATACCGGGATTTTTCATGCTGGTGACCACCATTGTCGCCCTTGTGGTGATACTGGTAAACGAGTATATACCTAAAGGGAACTGGATGCTGTCGGCCGGAGACATACTCCTTCTCTGCCTGTCGATGGGGGTGATCGTGCTGAGTATCAAGCAGTTCATGCAGACCAGAAAAGCGGCGGCATAA
- a CDS encoding MBL fold metallo-hydrolase, producing the protein MKQLASGAIHEHIHVAANAAYPGYVIRGDKKNLMVECGMNLMAPLYLKSIRDILGDANRLNYLFITHSHYDHLGAASYLKRNIPGLAIGAHERVAPLLQKESVLAMMNRLSEIQRGLFKDIAGDEDLTIRPMNFDLSLKEGDEFDLGGLTCRVYEVPGHTRDSLAFYIPELKALFPGEAAGVPLGKEGEEPQVEFLSSYDDYLASLDKMIALEPALIGIGHGWVLTDDDASDFLRRSRAATFEYRALIEQYINDAGGDLERAIETMARKEYDEKGTILQERNAYLTNLTAQVKHIAGLMRN; encoded by the coding sequence ATGAAACAATTAGCTAGCGGCGCAATACACGAACACATTCACGTGGCGGCCAACGCGGCATATCCCGGCTACGTGATCAGGGGCGACAAGAAAAACCTCATGGTGGAGTGCGGCATGAATCTCATGGCACCGCTGTACCTGAAATCCATCAGGGACATACTGGGCGACGCGAACAGGCTCAATTATCTCTTCATTACCCATTCTCATTACGATCACCTGGGCGCGGCGAGCTACCTGAAGCGTAACATTCCCGGTCTTGCCATAGGCGCCCATGAAAGGGTGGCGCCGCTGTTGCAGAAGGAATCGGTCCTTGCCATGATGAACCGCCTATCGGAGATCCAGCGCGGTCTGTTCAAGGATATTGCCGGTGACGAAGACCTGACCATCAGGCCCATGAATTTTGATCTTTCCCTTAAAGAAGGGGACGAGTTCGATCTGGGCGGTCTGACCTGCCGAGTCTATGAAGTGCCGGGCCACACCAGGGATTCCCTGGCTTTTTATATCCCTGAATTGAAGGCCCTGTTCCCGGGTGAGGCGGCCGGAGTACCCCTCGGAAAGGAAGGGGAGGAGCCGCAGGTCGAGTTTCTCTCTTCATATGACGACTATCTGGCATCTCTGGATAAGATGATCGCGCTGGAGCCGGCGCTGATAGGCATCGGCCACGGCTGGGTTCTTACGGACGATGATGCCTCCGATTTTTTAAGAAGATCCCGCGCTGCCACCTTTGAATACCGCGCCCTTATCGAGCAGTACATCAACGATGCCGGCGGCGACCTGGAGCGAGCCATCGAGACCATGGCGCGGAAGGAGTATGACGAGAAGGGGACTATTTTACAGGAGCGCAATGCCTATCTCACGAACCTGACGGCCCAGGTGAAGCATATCGCCGGCCTGATGCGCAATTAA